AACCGGGCTGAGATGCGGTTCAAGGTTGTTGGGCATGGCTCTCCTCTCGGCGCATGGCCGCCGTCACGGCATCATCGACGCTGAAATTGCTGCGCGCAACCAGATCGTTTCCGCCGCCGGCAAGCAGCAAATCCCGCACATGATCATGCACGCGCGCATAATAAACCACGATACCGCCGTGTTGCATCGAGGCATCGAACTCCAGAAGCGCATCCAGCGCAGTGGAATCCAGTTCGAAACTTTCCTCGAGGCTGACGATTGCGATACGCAGTTCCGGCCGGGCGGCGATGCGTTTGGTAACGGCGGCGAGGATCGGTTCCGCATTGCCGAAAAAAAGCGGCTGGGCGGGCCGCAGGATAATCATGCCGGATACATCCGTTGCATCCGGGTGGCGTTCCATGTCGACGAAGTCGTGGCTGTCACCCAGCCGGCCAAGATGCATCACATGCGGCAGGGAAAGCCGCCGGACGAAGACGGCGAAGGAAAGGGCGACGGCGACGAGCATGCCGTTCAGCACGCCGAAGGCAAGCACGCTCGCTGCGGCGGCAAGCGCCAGATAGGCATCGTTACCAAGCCGCCAGAGACGGATGATCGGTGTGGGATCGAGCGCGTGCAGAAGCGCCACGGCAATGATGGCGGCAAGAACCGCTTGCGGAATGAAGGCGAACCAGCCGGACGCGACGAGACTGAAGGCCGCAAGACCGATTGCGGCGATGGCCGAGGCGAGCCGGCTCTGCGGGCCAACCGCCTCGCTTGCCGCCCCTGCGGAAAAACCCGCGCCGACCGGCATGCCCTGCACGGCGGCGCTGGCAATATTGGCAAGTCCGAACGCTCTGAGTTCGCGATTGGAGTCGACGTTCTCGCCATGTCGCAGCGAGAAGCTGCGCACCGTGCCCCATGATTCCGCAAAGAGAATGAGGACGAGCGGCGGCGCGAAACGGGCGACATGCGCGACATCGTCGAGCGAGACCGAGAGCGGCCCGGCCCATATGCCGGCAAGATCGATGGTGCCGACGACGGCGACGCCCCGGCTCTCCAGGTTCAGCAACATCGAGACGGCAATGCCGGCCACGATGACAACGAGGCTGCCGGGAATGGCGGGACGCCTGCGCAGGAGAAGCAATAGGGCAAGGGCGGTTACGCCAATCGCGATGCTGTCAGGGTTCCAGTCCTGCGGACGGGCGAGGATTTGCAGGAGAATGGCCAGCGGCTCGCCGGTGGTCTCCTTTATCCCGAACAGGCTGGGCAATTGCTTGATCGTGATCAGAATGGCGAGGCCGAACGCAAAGCCACGCAGCACCGGGCGCGAAATCACACTCGACAGCGCACCGAGCCGCGTGACGGCGGCAAGAAGAAACAGCACGCCCACCAGAGCGACCGTAATGGCAACGAGCAGCATCTTCTGGGCGGGGGTGACGGATAATGTCGCCAGCATCGCCGCCAGAATTGCGGCGGAGGAGGATGTGGGCGAGACGACTGCAAATCGGCTCTGGCCAAAAAAGGCGTAAACGATGCAGCCCATGATGGCGGCGAGGATGGCGTGCTGGGCCGGAACACCGGCAATGCCCGAATAGGCAATGGCTTCCGGTAACATCAGGCCGGCGATCGACAGTCCCGCAATCACATCACGCCGGTTCAACGTTACGCGCATGGAAAGGCGGCCGCATTGGCGGT
This portion of the Agrobacterium tumefaciens genome encodes:
- a CDS encoding SulP family inorganic anion transporter gives rise to the protein MRVTLNRRDVIAGLSIAGLMLPEAIAYSGIAGVPAQHAILAAIMGCIVYAFFGQSRFAVVSPTSSSAAILAAMLATLSVTPAQKMLLVAITVALVGVLFLLAAVTRLGALSSVISRPVLRGFAFGLAILITIKQLPSLFGIKETTGEPLAILLQILARPQDWNPDSIAIGVTALALLLLLRRRPAIPGSLVVIVAGIAVSMLLNLESRGVAVVGTIDLAGIWAGPLSVSLDDVAHVARFAPPLVLILFAESWGTVRSFSLRHGENVDSNRELRAFGLANIASAAVQGMPVGAGFSAGAASEAVGPQSRLASAIAAIGLAAFSLVASGWFAFIPQAVLAAIIAVALLHALDPTPIIRLWRLGNDAYLALAAAASVLAFGVLNGMLVAVALSFAVFVRRLSLPHVMHLGRLGDSHDFVDMERHPDATDVSGMIILRPAQPLFFGNAEPILAAVTKRIAARPELRIAIVSLEESFELDSTALDALLEFDASMQHGGIVVYYARVHDHVRDLLLAGGGNDLVARSNFSVDDAVTAAMRREESHAQQP